One segment of Pseudanabaena sp. ABRG5-3 DNA contains the following:
- a CDS encoding DEAD/DEAH box helicase: protein MKYLDPIKAITNPREDFIRYLLTAYPLRDRNLREKLKEKLQEPGIVWQQPYLEGSQPYQSAGSVRNLVEQSILHPRMTELSVPSDRRLYEHQQRAIEAVNNGENIIVATGTGSGKTECFLIPMLDILLKEGNDLRDRGVRALILYPMNALVNDQVKRLRQLLCRQNPQQPLIKFGFYTSRTETEHEDAEESLRKELETYESSELQDLFTSLDKINLSTRDRLIEEAVKKIQTIQAISREDIWESPPHILVTNYSMLEHMLIRPTERKQVFEASSAKFKMLVLDEAHTYNGSTGSEVSMLLKRLKASMSISDGTIRCIATSASLGEAAIDGQVMTFAGELFGETFSQVIRGNRVTALERLGTPYDLAPDHSDADVLEYLSTMELPETEAISDWRDRLLLVVPTNHLEIAESQAQNDFHRLLWFALKGHPLIHRLINILRNAPQPWDDIAKSAHLWNIDLPTSLDGSLDVNIVEKAKKALARLLQLGTLARENTDDLPLLPVRLHLLFRSLEGIYSCINPTCRKLYLNEKQICDDCQSPVLELGSCSQCGQDYAFTQLNRNTRQLEPLPRSNQAVKENTKIYTLTLNPLFSNTEDEDNNEEDEDQNSDLMSSLSFSLNQTHGWIGNPSSNPLGAISTPPNSSSERTFQLQWHRARGQNNQEGCYLPKCAACGARPNRSLAINRFVAYTDAPLEAMVDSLFDLLPEPMRSDESLSKRKLLTFSDGRQDAAFFASDYQRTHTEMLYRQMVWQAFQSANENDGGIANVNQITDHLQQIFLERSIPHPDRDSERNYRSYCPQDPIDGRQAQSSCEVWAKKRAKELLLREFAIPFARRSSLEAFAILACHIELSETDPLLDGIAELFGVTNSEAYIFLIGLTDIIRRTGIVSISGASNYFPETGGVEGARPEMVDAQGRSKNYLFLEQSPQEARRFPDSPSFLPRWTNSGQVSQRLNRLGWFYAQMFGDNFPTRESFISLFHQLERSGLLVKAQYGHQLNWDLLNVMETADNWHQCDRCQQVVHVPNLNELRATTPNPSLNVYSCRAFKCKGTLHPYEPEQLQQAESEHYQQYLIKNREPLALRSQEHTAQLGTEELAKRENGFRRGQINLLSCSTTLEMGVDIGELQAVVLRNFPPHVSNYQQRAGRAGRRTDGVAITLMYGQRRPHDHFYFEQPDKLIAGSNQIPRVDAGNWQIQQRHIRAELLAEFLSGYPQGNNQGAEKVKIQDFLELPDPLTFSVFTTPATAMVCTLQQWLNNNRANELAQGWIDRLNASGTARSLLDDFCQKIDEFQQEQCQDWNDLALPLSEINSDIVTALSNPQNGGNVNSLINRRTRIQSELQKVASRKLHDELVQASILPIYGFPIDVVRLLTGESNERNSSQGKHRLERDRRLALGEYAPGQDVVVDDRVYRSVGINRPRDPERNYYWVCKNCNYFEAFSTRNNQVEECRKCKHKPTLAVDKAINEYWVPKAFVTDWAATAKVTPYLKPIRQLTSQVFLAHSGDPKQDLSVENICQLTVSQNGTFFLANKGQRSFTNQGFYICESCGLDMSEKVRKWQEASRTPRSGRRSNTTPPARPTHNHPLNGKNCTGSWSQNPIHLGHEFKTDFLKIQFDRATNPSRLFVTDAVTHTVEDRVIASDAETSNNRVDFWRSLTYALLAAAAQVIDVRREELDGLFRPLENGQAEIVIYDNVPGGAGYSQRIADDFQEILIEAYRLTDSCSCESSCYDCLRTYSNQIFHHELDRKEVVRFLRPIIEIVEPDEVLQNFAPSSSRVRLEIVANDLASHCRMATTGSMIYLPTLSDRFRLDRGEPMSWLKKITEMVKKCEPLTIILHELPQPNCDQNLVLRKRLSQWIDQGSVNLYQTDVDKLPIFYFQTSPQNRIALGLHREPDNQMVWLQTRSAEGVQTIQARLNDLVSNAREVEAIELEDPNTQVIEPDPSWGSLSLAELRQRLGLETVLMGSPVAKVTYRDRYLNFAGARHLVDLLQGDWLQGAEVIVNILEDPDKPDRLEEIKERFATISGHVVQQAYRSGVSSSDRFIHARSLEIQKQDGQRFRILFDKGMDFISKSVDQTYKINEATYVVITR, encoded by the coding sequence ATGAAATACCTCGACCCCATTAAGGCAATTACTAACCCTCGTGAAGACTTTATTCGCTACTTACTTACGGCTTATCCACTACGCGATCGCAACCTCCGCGAAAAGCTAAAAGAAAAACTCCAAGAACCAGGAATTGTCTGGCAACAGCCTTATCTTGAGGGTTCACAACCTTATCAATCTGCTGGTAGTGTTAGAAATTTAGTTGAACAATCGATTTTGCATCCTCGGATGACAGAACTATCTGTACCAAGCGATCGCCGTCTTTATGAGCATCAGCAAAGGGCAATTGAAGCAGTCAATAATGGCGAAAATATCATCGTAGCGACAGGAACTGGTTCTGGCAAAACAGAATGCTTTCTAATTCCCATGTTGGATATATTGCTGAAAGAGGGAAATGATTTACGCGATCGCGGAGTTAGGGCGTTAATCCTTTACCCAATGAATGCTCTGGTAAACGATCAGGTGAAACGCTTACGTCAGTTACTTTGCCGTCAAAATCCACAGCAGCCATTGATTAAGTTTGGTTTCTATACTAGCCGTACTGAAACTGAGCATGAAGACGCAGAAGAATCATTGCGGAAGGAACTAGAGACTTATGAGAGTTCAGAATTACAAGATTTGTTTACAAGCCTTGACAAGATAAATCTGAGTACCCGCGATCGCTTGATTGAAGAAGCAGTCAAGAAGATCCAGACAATTCAAGCCATTTCCCGCGAAGATATTTGGGAAAGTCCGCCACATATTCTCGTTACCAACTACTCAATGCTTGAGCATATGTTGATTCGTCCTACTGAGCGAAAACAGGTGTTTGAAGCTTCGAGTGCAAAATTTAAAATGTTAGTTCTGGATGAAGCTCATACTTACAATGGCTCTACAGGGTCAGAAGTATCTATGCTCCTCAAACGTTTGAAAGCATCTATGTCAATATCTGATGGCACTATTCGTTGCATTGCCACCAGTGCCAGTTTAGGAGAGGCGGCGATCGATGGGCAGGTCATGACTTTTGCTGGGGAGCTTTTTGGCGAAACATTTAGTCAAGTCATTCGTGGTAATCGCGTTACGGCTTTAGAGCGTTTAGGTACTCCCTACGATTTGGCTCCCGATCACAGTGATGCTGACGTTTTGGAATATCTGAGTACGATGGAGTTACCTGAAACTGAGGCGATCTCTGACTGGCGTGATCGACTACTCTTAGTTGTACCAACAAACCACCTTGAGATCGCTGAATCTCAAGCACAGAATGATTTTCATCGCTTACTTTGGTTTGCGCTTAAGGGACATCCACTTATCCATCGCTTGATCAATATTCTCAGAAATGCACCTCAACCTTGGGATGACATTGCCAAATCAGCACATCTATGGAATATAGATCTACCCACTTCATTAGATGGAAGCCTTGACGTAAATATTGTAGAAAAAGCTAAAAAAGCTCTAGCTCGTCTTTTGCAACTGGGTACATTAGCGCGTGAAAATACTGATGATTTGCCATTACTTCCAGTAAGATTACATTTGCTGTTCCGTAGTCTAGAAGGAATTTATAGCTGTATTAATCCAACTTGTCGCAAACTCTATTTAAACGAAAAGCAAATTTGCGATGACTGCCAATCACCTGTTTTGGAGTTGGGTAGCTGCTCTCAGTGCGGTCAAGATTACGCTTTTACACAACTAAATAGAAATACTAGACAGTTAGAACCCTTACCTCGCTCTAATCAAGCGGTAAAAGAAAATACTAAAATCTACACCTTAACTCTCAATCCTCTGTTCAGTAACACTGAGGATGAAGACAATAATGAAGAAGATGAAGATCAAAATTCTGATCTGATGAGTTCGTTAAGCTTTTCGCTAAATCAAACTCATGGATGGATTGGTAATCCCTCAAGCAATCCTCTTGGAGCAATCTCCACACCTCCTAATTCATCTTCAGAGAGAACTTTTCAACTTCAATGGCATAGAGCTAGAGGACAAAACAATCAAGAAGGATGCTATTTACCTAAATGTGCTGCCTGTGGTGCTAGACCAAACCGATCGCTTGCCATTAACCGCTTTGTTGCCTATACAGATGCGCCTCTAGAGGCAATGGTAGATAGCTTGTTTGATTTACTGCCCGAACCTATGCGATCGGATGAAAGTTTATCAAAACGAAAACTCTTGACATTCTCAGATGGTCGTCAAGATGCAGCTTTCTTTGCTTCTGACTATCAACGCACTCATACAGAGATGCTCTATCGTCAGATGGTTTGGCAAGCATTTCAATCAGCTAATGAAAATGATGGTGGTATTGCTAATGTAAATCAAATTACTGATCACTTGCAGCAAATTTTCTTAGAGCGATCTATTCCTCATCCTGATAGAGACTCTGAAAGAAACTACAGAAGCTATTGTCCTCAAGATCCTATTGATGGAAGACAGGCACAAAGCAGTTGTGAAGTTTGGGCTAAAAAGAGAGCTAAAGAACTTTTACTTAGAGAATTTGCAATCCCCTTTGCTCGTCGTTCTTCTTTAGAAGCTTTTGCTATACTCGCTTGTCACATAGAACTATCGGAAACTGATCCTTTACTTGATGGGATTGCAGAACTGTTTGGCGTAACAAATTCTGAAGCATATATTTTCTTGATTGGACTTACAGATATTATTCGCCGTACTGGAATTGTCAGTATTTCTGGAGCATCAAATTATTTCCCAGAAACAGGTGGAGTTGAAGGCGCTCGTCCTGAGATGGTGGATGCACAAGGCAGATCAAAGAACTATCTATTTTTAGAACAAAGTCCGCAAGAAGCTAGAAGATTTCCCGATTCTCCTTCTTTTTTGCCAAGATGGACTAATTCAGGTCAAGTTAGCCAACGTCTAAATCGTCTGGGTTGGTTTTATGCTCAAATGTTTGGGGATAATTTCCCGACCCGCGAAAGTTTTATATCACTATTTCATCAGCTTGAAAGATCTGGGCTTCTCGTAAAGGCGCAGTATGGTCATCAACTAAATTGGGATTTGCTCAATGTGATGGAAACAGCAGATAACTGGCATCAGTGCGATCGCTGTCAGCAAGTTGTTCATGTCCCAAATTTGAATGAGCTTAGAGCTACAACTCCTAACCCTAGTTTAAATGTCTATTCTTGTCGTGCTTTCAAATGTAAAGGAACACTACACCCATACGAACCAGAACAACTACAACAAGCAGAATCTGAACACTATCAACAGTATTTGATTAAAAATCGAGAGCCATTGGCATTGCGATCGCAAGAACATACTGCCCAACTTGGTACAGAAGAACTAGCAAAGCGGGAAAATGGCTTTCGGCGCGGACAGATTAACCTGCTCAGTTGTTCGACAACCCTAGAAATGGGTGTAGATATCGGTGAATTGCAAGCAGTAGTTCTCCGTAATTTTCCCCCTCATGTGAGCAACTATCAACAACGAGCAGGACGAGCAGGACGACGTACCGATGGTGTAGCGATTACGCTGATGTATGGACAACGCCGCCCTCACGATCACTTTTATTTTGAGCAACCCGATAAACTGATCGCGGGTTCTAATCAAATTCCAAGAGTAGATGCTGGCAACTGGCAAATCCAACAGCGACATATTCGTGCTGAGTTATTGGCTGAATTTCTGAGTGGCTATCCTCAAGGTAATAATCAAGGGGCTGAAAAAGTTAAGATTCAAGACTTTTTAGAATTGCCTGATCCTCTTACCTTTTCTGTATTCACTACACCAGCAACAGCAATGGTTTGCACTTTACAACAATGGCTAAACAATAATAGGGCTAACGAGTTAGCGCAAGGTTGGATTGATCGATTAAATGCCTCTGGAACTGCTAGAAGTCTGTTAGATGATTTCTGTCAAAAAATTGATGAGTTTCAGCAAGAGCAATGTCAAGACTGGAACGATCTAGCGTTACCTCTATCAGAAATCAATTCGGATATTGTTACTGCTTTAAGCAATCCTCAAAATGGAGGTAACGTAAATAGTTTAATTAATAGAAGAACAAGAATCCAGTCTGAACTACAAAAAGTTGCATCCCGCAAACTTCATGATGAGCTAGTGCAAGCAAGTATCCTGCCTATCTATGGATTCCCCATTGATGTTGTTCGCTTGCTCACAGGCGAAAGCAACGAGCGTAACTCCTCACAAGGTAAACATCGACTAGAACGCGATCGCCGTCTAGCATTGGGCGAATACGCCCCTGGTCAAGATGTGGTGGTTGATGATCGTGTTTATCGAAGCGTAGGTATTAATCGCCCAAGAGATCCTGAGAGAAATTACTACTGGGTCTGTAAAAATTGCAATTATTTTGAGGCATTTAGCACTCGAAACAATCAAGTCGAAGAATGTCGTAAATGTAAGCACAAACCAACATTAGCAGTTGATAAAGCAATTAACGAGTATTGGGTTCCCAAAGCATTTGTAACAGATTGGGCAGCAACGGCAAAGGTCACGCCTTATCTCAAACCAATTCGCCAACTCACATCACAAGTTTTTCTAGCACATTCAGGAGATCCCAAACAAGATCTATCAGTAGAAAATATTTGCCAACTTACGGTAAGTCAAAACGGAACTTTTTTCTTGGCAAATAAAGGACAGAGAAGCTTCACTAATCAAGGCTTCTACATCTGTGAGAGTTGTGGATTAGACATGAGTGAGAAAGTTCGTAAATGGCAAGAAGCTTCAAGAACTCCTAGGTCAGGGAGAAGATCTAATACCACACCGCCCGCTAGACCTACGCATAATCATCCTCTTAATGGAAAAAATTGCACAGGATCTTGGTCACAGAACCCCATTCATTTAGGACATGAATTTAAAACTGACTTTCTCAAAATCCAATTTGATCGCGCCACCAACCCATCACGATTATTCGTTACTGATGCTGTCACTCATACGGTTGAAGATAGAGTAATCGCCTCAGATGCAGAGACTTCAAATAATCGTGTTGATTTTTGGCGATCGCTCACCTATGCCTTACTTGCCGCCGCCGCTCAAGTGATTGATGTGCGCCGAGAAGAACTTGATGGCTTATTCAGACCATTAGAAAATGGACAAGCAGAAATAGTCATTTACGATAATGTTCCAGGTGGAGCAGGCTATAGCCAACGCATTGCCGATGATTTTCAGGAAATCCTGATTGAAGCTTATCGGTTAACTGATTCTTGTAGCTGCGAAAGTAGTTGCTACGACTGCCTGAGAACCTATTCTAATCAAATATTTCACCACGAACTAGATCGAAAAGAGGTTGTCAGGTTTCTACGTCCAATTATCGAAATTGTGGAACCTGACGAAGTATTACAGAATTTTGCCCCTAGTTCTAGTCGGGTGCGGTTAGAGATAGTCGCTAATGACTTAGCCTCTCATTGTCGCATGGCTACAACTGGCAGCATGATTTACTTGCCAACCCTAAGCGATCGCTTTCGTCTAGATCGTGGTGAGCCAATGTCTTGGCTAAAGAAAATTACCGAAATGGTCAAAAAATGTGAGCCTTTAACTATTATTTTGCATGAACTACCTCAGCCTAATTGCGACCAAAATCTAGTTTTACGCAAGCGCCTATCACAATGGATCGATCAAGGATCGGTCAATCTCTATCAAACCGATGTAGATAAGTTGCCAATTTTCTATTTCCAAACCTCACCCCAAAATCGTATCGCCCTTGGATTACATCGAGAACCTGACAACCAAATGGTATGGCTCCAAACTCGCAGCGCAGAAGGTGTTCAAACTATTCAAGCAAGGTTAAATGATTTGGTGTCGAATGCTAGAGAAGTAGAAGCGATTGAATTAGAAGATCCAAATACTCAGGTGATAGAACCCGATCCATCTTGGGGCAGTCTCAGCTTGGCAGAGTTACGCCAAAGACTAGGACTAGAGACAGTTTTGATGGGTAGCCCAGTTGCAAAGGTTACTTATCGCGATCGCTATCTCAATTTTGCAGGAGCAAGACATCTAGTTGACCTATTGCAAGGAGATTGGTTACAAGGCGCTGAGGTTATTGTAAATATCCTTGAAGATCCTGATAAACCAGACCGTTTAGAGGAAATTAAAGAACGATTCGCCACAATTTCAGGTCATGTTGTCCAACAAGCCTATAGATCGGGTGTAAGTTCTAGCGATCGCTTTATCCATGCGCGTTCCTTAGAAATTCAAAAACAAGATGGACAACGCTTTAGAATTCTATTTGATAAAGGGATGGACTTTATAAGTAAGTCAGTGGATCAAACTTATAAAATTAATGAGGCAACCTATGTTGTTATTACACGCTAA